One segment of Prionailurus bengalensis isolate Pbe53 chromosome D4, Fcat_Pben_1.1_paternal_pri, whole genome shotgun sequence DNA contains the following:
- the SSNA1 gene encoding Sjoegren syndrome nuclear autoantigen 1 isoform X1, which yields MTQQGAALQNYNNELVKCIEELCQKREELCRQIQQEEDEKQRLQSEVRQLTEKLARVNENLARKIASRNEFDRTIAETEAAYLKAWHRLGRSRAGLCEPSDERDSDSRLVSPFPDPGKLADSA from the exons ATGACCCAGCAGGGCGCGGCGCTGCAGAATTACAACAACGAGCTAGTAAAGT GCATCGAGGAGCTGTGTCAGAAGCGAGAGGAGTTGTGCCGGCAGATCCAGCAGGAGGAGGATGAGAAGCAGCGGCTGCAGAGCGAGGTGAGGCAGCTGACAGAGAAACTGGCCCGAGTCAACGAGAATCTGGCGCGCAAGATTGCTTCTCGCAACGAGTTTGACCGGACCATCGCAGAGACAGAGGCTGCCTACCTCAAG GCTTGGCACCGGCTTGGTAGGAGCAGAGCTGGACTGTGCGAGCCTTCTGACGAGAGGGATAGTGACAGCCGTCTCGTGTCCCCGTTTCCAGATCCTGGAAAGCTCGCAGACTCTGCTTAG
- the TMEM203 gene encoding transmembrane protein 203 has translation MLFSLRELVQWLGFATFEIFVHLLALLVFSVLLALRVDGLAPGLSWWNVFVPFFAADGLSTYFTTIVSVRLFQDGEKRLAVLRLFWVLTVLSLKFVFEMLLCQKLVEQTRELWFGLITSPVFILLQLLMIRACRVN, from the coding sequence ATGCTCTTCTCGCTCCGGGAGCTGGTGCAGTGGCTGGGCTTCGCCACCTTCGAGATCTTCGTGCACCTGCTGGCCCTGTTGGTGTTCTCCGTGCTGCTGGCACTGCGTGTGGACGGCCTGGCCCCCGGCCTCTCCTGGTGGAACGTGTTCGTGCCCTTTTTCGCCGCTGATGGGCTCAGCACCTACTTCACCACCATCGTGTCCGTGCGCCTCTTCCAGGACGGAGAGAAGAGGTTGGCAGTGCTCCGCCTCTTCTGGGTCCTCACGGTTCTTAGCCTCAAGTTTGTCTTCGAGATGTTGTTGTGCCAGAAGCTAGTGGAGCAGACTCGGGAGCTCTGGTTCGGCTTGATCACGTCTCCGGTCTTCATTCTCCTGCAGCTGCTCATGATCCGCGCCTGTCGGGTCAACTAG
- the TPRN gene encoding taperin, producing the protein MAGLGRPGPGPRAAMPAWKREILERKRAKLAALGGGAGAGAEAGAAEPSGPAAERLVLAESLGPLRENPFMRLESERRRGARRGGGEGPAGARPVQQLLELYRRVPGVRTIRADNILIIESAPGFQPAGPGPDPGPDPSPGSAARIRAAEVLVYEAPPPPGRVSRLLQKFDAPAAPLRRGSPERGRPPPPPPQPAPGPAAPRVGERAARFEPEGRATGPGTRRSDFLQKTGSNSFTVHPRGLHHSAGPRPLPNGPAAPGPRAGAANGLAGSAPGPGEWKPKVESGEPPVHPPPSPGTPSATPAASLALPMTNSASATPSQRQRVSAATSANDSFEIRPASKPDMDRIPAGDLQARALASLRVNSRNSFMFIPKRKASGAPPPEGRQVGGLPEGEVGWASQRLELEAQLVPARDSVPAGGRSPLGVDEGECPRPATTLVNQAVRRQRLPSPPLCPLAAAEAKPAQGLGVSSLAKDGGEPGRPGLPVTFIDEVDSEDEFPQQAKLPCSGAGGPPWYHPHPTGPGHPSGLHHRGGNTFTVVPKRKPGSLQANGEPGPQEAEEEEEEEEEAGSLSETPAALGTSLKKRYPTVHEIEVIGGYLALEKSCLTKAGSSRKKMKISFNDKHLQTTFEYPPESSLAQEEEAEAQEEDGEEEEEEEESSSDGVVEKPFPLFLPRATFVNSVGPESPHLPDGSSGLSGYTPKHSVAFSKWQEQTLEQAPSEVEPTPKEVMLTPASQNDLSDFRSEPALYF; encoded by the exons ATGGCCGGCCTGGGGCGGCCGGGCCCGGGGCCCCGCGCCGCAATGCCCGCCTGGAAACGGGAGATCTTAGAGCGTAAGCGGGCCAAGCTGGCTGCCCTaggcgggggcgcgggggccgGGGCCGAGGCGGGCGCGGCGGAGCCCTCGGGGCCGGCGGCCGAGCGGCTCGTGCTGGCCGAGAGCCTGGGCCCGCTGCGCGAGAACCCGTTCATGCGGCTCGAATCGGAGCGGCGGCGCGGGGCGCGGCGCGGCGGGGGCGAGGGGCCGGCGGGGGCGCGGCCGGTGCAGCAGCTGCTGGAGCTGTACCGCCGCGTGCCGGGCGTGCGCACCATCCGCGCCGACAACATCCTCATCATCGAGTCGGCTCCCGGCTTCCAGCCTGCGGGCCCTGGCCCGGACCCTGGCCCGGACCCTAGCCCTGGCTCGGCCGCCCGCATCCGCGCAGCCGAGGTGCTCGTGTATGAGGCGCCGCCGCCACCCGGCCGTGTCAGCCGTCTGCTCCAGAAGTTCGACGCTCCGGCCGCGCCGCTCCGCCGCGGGAGTCCGGAACGCggccgccccccgccgccgcccccgcagCCGGctcccggccccgccgccccgcgcgTGGGCGAGCGCGCCGCCCGCTTCGAGCCCGAGGGCCGCGCTACAGGACCCGGGACGCGGCGCAGCGATTTCCTGCAGAAGACCGGCAGCAATTCCTTCACCGTCCACCCTCGGGGCCTGCACCACAGCGCTGGCCCTCGCCCGCTCCCCAACGGGCCTGCggcccccgggccccgggcgggtgctGCCAACGGCCTCGCGGGCTCTGCGCCTGGGCCGGGCGAGTGGAAGCCAAAGGTGGAGTCGGGGGAGCCCCCTGTCCacccgccccccagccccgggACCCCCAGTGCCACTCCAGCCGCGTCCCTGGCCTTGCCCATGACCAACTCTGCCAGTGCCACTCCCAGCCAGCGCCAGCGGGTCTCCGCGGCCACCAGCGCCAATGACTCCTTCGAGATACGGCCAGCCTCCAAGCCAGACATGGATCGAATCCCCGCTGGGGACCTCCAGGCCCGGGCCCTGGCCAGCCTCCGTGTGAACTCCCGAAACTCCTTCATGTTCATCCCTAAGCGCAAGGCCTCTGGGGCCCCTCCTCCtgaagggaggcaggtggggggactGCCAGAGGGAGAGGTTGGCTGGGCCTCCCAACGCCTGGAGCTCGAAGCCCAGCTGGTGCCTGCAAGGGATAGCGTGCCTGCTGGAGGGAGGAGCCCCTTGGGGGTCGACGAGGGGGAGTGCCCCAGGCCAGCTACCACCCTTGTGAACCAGGCTGTTAGGCGGCAGAGGCTGCCCTCACCACCCCTGTGTCCCTTAGCCGCTGCAGAAGCTAAGCCTGCCCAGGGCCTCGGGGTTTCCAGCTTGGCCAAggatggtggggagcctgggaggccagGGTTGCCTGTCACCTTCATTGATGAGGTGGACTCGGAGGATGAGTTCCCTCAACAAGCCAAACTGCCCTGCTCGGGAGCCGGGGGACCTCCTTGGTATCACCCGCACCCCACCGGGCCTGGGCACCCGTCAGGGCTCCATCACCGAGGTGGCAACACCTTCACCGTGGTGCCCAAGAGGAAGCCGGGGTCCCTGCAGGCCAACGGGGAGCCCGGGCCACAGgaggccgaggaggaggaggaggaggaggaggaggcaggcagcTTGTCAGAGACCCCTGCTGCCCTGGGGACCTCACTGAAGAAGCGCTATCCCACCGTGCATGAGATTGAGGTGATCGGTGGCTACCTGGCCCTGGAGAAATCCTGTCTCACCAAGGCCGGCTCCTCCAGAAAGAAG ATGAAGATCTCCTTCAATGACAAGCACCTGCAGACCACATTTGAGTACCCTCCTGAGAGCTCGCTAGcacaggaggaggaggctgaggcccaggaggaggacggagaggaggaggaggaggaggaggagtccaGCTCAGATGGGGTGGTGGAGAAGCCCTTCCCGCTGTTCCTGCCCCGAGCCACTTTTGTGAACAGCGTGGGGCCCGAGAGCCCTCACCTGCCGGACGGCAGCTCAG GCCTGTCCGGCTACACTCCAAAACACTCTGTGGCCTTCAGTAAATGGCAGGAACAGACACTGGAGCAGGCTCCGAGTGAGGTGGAGCCCACACCCAAGGAGGTCATG ctcacCCCTGCCAGTCAGAACGACCTCTCAGACTTCCGAAGTGAGCCAGCCCTCTATTTCTGA
- the SSNA1 gene encoding Sjoegren syndrome nuclear autoantigen 1 isoform X2, with protein MTQQGAALQNYNNELVKCIEELCQKREELCRQIQQEEDEKQRLQSEVRQLTEKLARVNENLARKIASRNEFDRTIAETEAAYLKILESSQTLLSVLKREAGNLTKATATASEHKSSGGRES; from the exons ATGACCCAGCAGGGCGCGGCGCTGCAGAATTACAACAACGAGCTAGTAAAGT GCATCGAGGAGCTGTGTCAGAAGCGAGAGGAGTTGTGCCGGCAGATCCAGCAGGAGGAGGATGAGAAGCAGCGGCTGCAGAGCGAGGTGAGGCAGCTGACAGAGAAACTGGCCCGAGTCAACGAGAATCTGGCGCGCAAGATTGCTTCTCGCAACGAGTTTGACCGGACCATCGCAGAGACAGAGGCTGCCTACCTCAAG ATCCTGGAAAGCTCGCAGACTCTGCTTAGTGTCCTGAAGAGGGAAGCCGGGAACTTGACCAaagccacagccacagcctcgGAGCACAAGAgcagtggaggcagggagagctgA